A genomic segment from Nicotiana sylvestris chromosome 1, ASM39365v2, whole genome shotgun sequence encodes:
- the LOC138889570 gene encoding uncharacterized protein produces MVTSWLLNSLTKEIGDNVIYSKSAKKLWNSLEHRFGQSNGAKLYHLQKEIAKTVQGNSSIAGYFTTLKRLWDELDSLNSHLGCICTCVCEGKKKVANFLEDQRVIQFLMGLNDVYAHARCNILVMSPLPNMDHAYSILLQDESQREIFVSPQYPTDGASFMVGPQGKFNQRNNIQKSWETPQKQGDIQNMQQKFKKKAKYNPNVSCSHCMRTGHVRVDCYRLIGFPDDFQFIKSTNYQSAIKGNAVVAGQEGEEKNNTCSEGNISSQNQFFSKEQGSELVNIIKQVQIGSAIATTLEINANDVAVTILKYTGTCLAVFNTKTWTIDSGASEHMCFDANSFLSLTPLPAPLHISLPNSFQLCVTHIGSVSIQPDMVLHRVLHVPLVGMGQVFGEVRDGLYLFQPTRIESISLLRKNVVSIPKGRNSSVISTSVSVSVPLVAIATSTNGVVERKHRHLLEVARELLFHSKVPLQYWGECVLTATYLINRIPSKVLNGLTPYEAMDAEISALEINNTWDVVSLPPGKKALPCKWVYKVKHNSDGTIERLKARLVVRGDIQREGIDYSETFSPVVKMTTIRCLLAVAIKKGWNVSQLDVNNAFLHEDLQEEVYMKFQQVMTPQKLHNLQLFYTQNSKEKHGFIIGQRQFTLELLAEFDCTGPAVSSPLDPYSKLQADMGELMPDPTIYLHLVGKLNYLTNTRPDLYFAVLCLSQYMQHPCMSHYSAALRVLRYLRTDPSQGIFLTADPSFDLLAFCNADWVACRDSRRSVSGFFITLGGAPISWKSKKQISISMSSAEAKYKSMRRVTAEITWLVRLLTDLSAPPTLPVPVHSDSQAAIHIARNPVFHERTKHVELDCHFVRQQFLSGLISLSFVPSESQLADLFTIPLSGGSHRSILSKLGVHSLPSTLRGDVEEQNPHDTTVAEEAKKKKTTTLHLLQADDSIKVEHDVAT; encoded by the exons ATGGTAACCTCATGGCTTTTAAATTCTCTAACTAAGGAGATAGGAGACAATGTAATCTATTCCAAATCTGCAAAAAAACTTTGGAATAGTCTTGAACATAGATTTGGACAATCCAATGGAGCCAAACTCTACCACCTACAAAAGGAAATTGCTAAGACAGTTCAGGGAAATAGCAGTATTGCAGGATACTTCACAACTCTGAAAAGGTTATGGGATGAGTTAGATTCCCTGAACTCACATCTAGGTTGCATTTGTACCTGTGTGTGTGAAGGGAAGAAGAAGGTAGCCAACTTCCTAGAGGATCAGAGAGTCATCCAATTCCTAATGGGACTGAATGATGTGTATGCACATGCAAGATGCAATATCCTCGTGATGAGCCCACTTCCAAATATGGATCATGCCTATTCCATCCTTCTGCAAGATGAAAGTCAGAGGGAAATATTTGTTAGCCCACAATATCCAACAGATGGTGCATCTTTTATGGTAGGACCTCAAGGGAAGTTTAATCAAAGGAACAATATTCAGAAATCATGGGAAACTCCTCAGAAACAGGGGGACATTCAGAACATGCAACAAAAGTTCAAAAAGAAGGCAAAGTACAATCCTAATGTGAGTTGTAGTCATTGTATGAGAACAGGGCATGTAAGGGTAGATTGCTACAGACTAATAGGATTCCCAGATGATTTTCAATTCATAAAATCAACAAATTATCAGTCTGCCATAAAAGGAAATGCAGTGGTGGCAGGACAGGAAGGTGAAGAGAAGAACAACACATGTAGTGAAGGAAATATCAGCAGCCAGAACCAGTTTTTCAGTAAGGAGCAAGGGTCAGAATTGGTAAACATAATCAAGCAAGTGCAGATTGGAAGTGCAATAGCCACAACATTAGAAATCAATGCTAATGATGTAGCTGTTACCATACTCAAATACACAGGAACTTGTCTTGCTGTTTTCAACACTAAAACATGGACAATTGACTCAGGGGCCTCTGAACATATGTGTTTTGATGCTAATTCTTTCCTATCTCTTACTCCTCTTCCTGCACCTTTGCACATTAGCTTACCTAATTCATTCCAGTTGTGTGTTACACATATAGGAAGTGTGTCTATTCAGCCTGATATGGTTCTTCATAGGGTGCTTCAT GTCCCTTTAGTGGGGATGGGACAAGTTTTTGGTGAAGTTAGAGATGGATTGTACCTATTTCAGCCAACTAGAATAGAGTCTATCTCTCTTCTTAGAAAAAATGTTGTTTCCATTCCAAAAGGAAGAAATTCCAGTGTTATTTCTACTTCTGTTTCCGTTTCAGTACCTTTAGTTGCTATCGCTACATCTACT AATGGAGTAGTTGAGAGGAAGCATAGGCATCTTTTGGAAGTAGCAAGGGAACTTTTATTTCACTCTAAGGTGCCTCTCCAATACTGGGGAGAATGTGTGCTGACAGCTACATATCTGATCAACAGAATCCCTTCTAAGGTTCTGAATGGATTAACACCCTATGAG GCTATGGATGCTGAAATTTCAGCACTTGAGATAAATAACACTTGGGATGTTGTATCCTTACCACCAGGGAAGAAAGCTTTACCCTGTAAATGGGTGTACAAGGTGAAGCATAACTCAGATGGTACAATTGAAAGGCTAAAGGCTAGGTTGGTGGTGAGGGGGGACATTCAGAGAGAAGGGATAGATTATTCAGAAACTTTTTCACCTGTGGTAAAGATGACTACTATCAGGTGTCTTTTGGCTGTGGCTATCAAGAAGGGGTGGAATGTATCACAACTCGATGTTAATAATGCCTTCTTGCATGAGGATTTGCAAGAAGAGGTCTATATGAAATTCCAGCAG GTAATGACACCACAGAAATTGCACAACTTACAGCTTTTCTACACTCAGAATTCAAA AGAAAAGCATGGTTTTATAATAGGGCAAAGGCAATTTACCTTGGAACTTTTGGCTGAATTTGACTGCACAGGTCCTGCTGTATCTTCACCTCTCGATCCTTACTCTAAATTGCAAGCTGATATGGGAGAGCTTATGCCTGATCCTACCATTTATCTCCACCTTGTTGGAAAGCTCAACTACTTAACAAATACTAGGCCGGACCTCTATTTCGCTGTTCTTTGTTTGAGCCAGTATATGCAACATCCTTGCATGTCTCATTATTCTGCAGCTTTGCGTGTTCTCCGCTATTTGCGCACTGATCCTTCTCAAGGGATTTTTCTCACTGCAGATCCCTCTTTTGATCTACTCGCCTTTTGTAATGCAGACTGGGTGGCTTGTAGAGATTCTCGCCGATCTGTTAGTGGATTCTTCATCACCCTTGGTGGAGCTCCAATCTCTTGGAAATCGAAGAAACAAATCTCCATCTCTATGTCCTCCGCAGAAGCGAAATACAAGTCTATGAGAAGGGTGACCGCAGAAATCACTTGGTTAGTCCGCTTGCTTACCGATCTATCAGCACCACCCACTTTACCAGTGCCTGTTCACTCGGATAGCCAAGCCGCCATTCACATAGCTCGTAACCCAGTTTTTCATGAACGAACCAAACATGTGGAGTTGGATTGTCACTTTGTTCGTCAACAATTTCTGTCCGGTTTGATCTCTCTCTCTTTTGTTCCGTCGGAATCTCAGCTCGCCGATCTATTTACCATACCCTTATCCGGGGGTTCTCATCGGAGTATTTTATCCAAGCTAGGGGTCCATTCTCTCCCCTCCACCTTGAGGGGGGATGTTGAAGAACAGAACCCCCATGATACCACTGTAGCAGAAGaagcaaagaagaagaagacaacaaCGTTACATTTGCTTCAGGCAGATGATTCAATCAAAGTGGAGCATGACGTGGCAACATAA